The following are encoded together in the Narcine bancroftii isolate sNarBan1 chromosome 10, sNarBan1.hap1, whole genome shotgun sequence genome:
- the LOC138744547 gene encoding uncharacterized protein yields the protein MLFLPFAVLFTCWFPIFGKSPNCSQCIKSSWNRGSRGDNYLPLECRQGTGIEYSHSGVPYLVWVNIGSQHGPGEQNGPRGVDLVCILASTDIKKRSFKEIEQRRWWDNDRQNVSQDCTCSRDRVNTYANVHRQAATHKFSDTYANVRRQAATHRFSDKKHPSPTWSPVNHPLGHTDIRNVKNHHCKGSSSCKRRKLLQNTTAAWYLNRLIRLQAALEIITDQIATALNLWAEERRQIRATVQQNRLALNYSLAAEGIVCERLINDNAHSGQAVKDTSSGVRKSSHAQVQTWQPRSGVGWTRLFIGNWSLIPTALMAAGLVILAIMVLPCLKTCVQYLIQRTPRQITITQRMYVSQILSDDAETAVCLLTRWEKDQVTFQLRIHEA from the coding sequence atgttgtttttaccatttgctgttttgtttacttgttggttcccaatttttgggaaatcaccaaattgctcacaatgtattaagtcctcctggaataggggcagcagaggtgacaattatttacctttagaatgcagacagggcacaggtatagagtacagtcatagtggggtaccttatttagtatgggttaatataggatcccaacatggaccaggggaacagaacggccctaggggagtagacttggtttgtattctggcctctacagatattaaaaagaggagttttaaagagatagaacaaagaagatggtgggacaatgacagacagaatgttagtcaggattgtacatgtagcagagatagagtgaatacatatgctaatgttcacagacaggctgcaactcacaagttcagtgatacttatgctaatgttcgcagacaagctgcaactcacaggttcagtgacaagaaacacccctccccaacttggtctcctgtaaatcatcctttgggtcacacagacattcggaatgttaagaaccaccactgtaaggggagttccagttgtaaacgacgtaagctgctccagaacaccacagctgcttggtatttaaatcgtttaatcagactccaggcagccttggagatcatcactgaCCAGATAGCGactgccctgaatttatgggctgaagaaagacgacagatacgagccacagttcaacaaaaccgcctggctctcaattactcgttggctgctgaaggcattgtttgtgaaagactgattaatgacaatgctcacagcggtcaggcggttaaagacacttcttcaggagttcgaaaatcctcccatgcccaggttcagacttggcaacctcggtccggtgtgggatggactagactttttattggtaactggagtctgatacccacagcccttatggCAGCTGGACTCgttattctggccattatggtgctcccctgcctaaagacttgtgtgcagtatttaattcaacggacccctcgtcagatcactataacccaaaggatgtatgtttcccaaattctgtctgatgatgctgagactgcagtttgtttactgactcgctgggaaaaagaccaagttacattccagttgagaattcacgaagcgtag